The DNA sequence TCGGCGACGGCGGCCGACTGGCGGGTCCCTGATCGTAGCCGCGAGCAGACACTCCGGTCGGTGCGGACGACCACCGCCAGCACAGCACACCCGAGCCCCTCGGGCGCTGGCTTCCGCGCAACGTCGCGTAAGTCAGTAGGCGCCCGAGGACCGCGGGCGTGCTCGGGGAGGGCGGTTCACCCGCACCCGACCCGGAGGTACCCGTGACCACATCCACCGGCCACCCCACACCGTCTGACGACGCCGAGTCCGTCTTCGAGCGGGCGTACCGGCTGATCGAAACCGAACTCGGCGGCCGCCGGCTCCCTCCGGAACCCCGGACCTGGCTCGACGACCTCGCTCGCACCCGACGATACAAGACCGCGCTCATCACCGCGGTCTGGAACACCTGCTTCCCCTCCGGTGTCGTGGAAGCCTGCCGGGTCGTCGAAGCCGTCTACCCGTACCTCGACCCCGACGGGCTCTGCACCGACGCCGCGCTCACCGCCGCCTGGAACGTCCTCGAACCCGACGCCCACACCTGGCCCGAGCAACTGCAGGACGAGCGACGCCGCTTCACCAGCAAGTGCCTCGACCGCGCGCTCGCCGAGGCGAACACGGCGGTGACCGACCATGCCTGAAGACCGGTTGTGGCTCACCGCCTACGACTGGAGCCGCTCCTACGTGCTGCCCGAGTCGGTCACCTGCAACATCCCCCGCCGCGGCAGCCTCAACGACTACGGCGCCTGGAATACCGCGCGCGGTGTCCTCGTCGAGCTGTGCCGCGCCCTGCCCGCGGCACCGGTCTCGCTGCTCTACGACGAGCCCGTACAGCGCCGCGACCGAACGCGAATGGCGATCCGGATCACCGCGCACGCCCGCCGCGGCGACGGGCAGGAAGTACGCGTGATCTACCGCAGTGAACGCACCGACGCCGAGCCCTGGCCGGAGTTCTGGAGCGTCGCGGTCAACGGGTTCATCCCCGCCTCCGGCCACGGCATCAGACGGCCCTCGCCTCCATGGATCGCTCACACCGCCGTGCAGACGCTGCGCGCCGAACGCGGCCGGTGAGCCGCGCCCCTTCCCGGCCCCAATGTCCGCGCCCTTATCCCGGCCGGGAAGAACGGCCGGGCGAGGACACCCACCGTCGATGGCACAGGTGACGTCGCTGACCTTTCAGTGGCCGATCGCGCCACCAACCACAGACACGTGGCCCTCACCTGCACCATTCGTCCGCTGTAGGCAGCGAGGTTCCCTGATGCCCGAACCGATGTTCCTGACCGACGAGAATCTTCTGGCCGCCATCCCCGCCCTGTTCGGGTTCACCCCCACCGACTCCCTCGTGATCGTCGCCGCCGTCGTGCACACCGACGGCACCGTCCGCCTGGGCCGCACCACCCGGTTCGACCTCGACCTGGCCCTGCGGCTCTTCCGCGTGATCGTCGCGGACCTCAGCCGCGCGCTGGGCGATCAGCCGATCCAGCGCCTCATCGGCGCCGTCGTCCACGACACCAGCGACGCCACCGACCTGCCCTACCGGTCCCAGCTTCACCAACTCGTTCACCAGCTGCACGAGTCCGGTTTCACCAATACCGAGTTCCTGCACGTGCCCACCTTCACCCCCGGCGCTACCTGGTCCTGCTATCACGTCGACGACCACACCGGCACCCTGCCTGACCCCGCCATCTCCCCGGTCACCACCGAACGCGTAGCCAACGGCAACCGCATCTACAGCAACCGCAAAACCTTCCTGACCCAATTCGTTCCCGTGCCCGCCGACCTCCGCGACCGGATCGCAACCCTGGCCGACCCGATCACCGAGCACGTCCAAGCCGAAGAACTCGCCGGGAACTTCCCTCGGCTGCGCCAGCTCCTGCAGCTGCTCGACGACGTGGTCACCGCCGCCACCCACGGCCAGCTCCCCACCGACCACCACGAGATCGCCGAACTGATCGCCGCCCTGACCAGCTTTCTCCTCCGCGACATCCACCTCATCCAGGACACCGAGCCGCGATGCGCGGCCGCCCAG is a window from the Amycolatopsis sp. cg9 genome containing:
- a CDS encoding DUF4192 domain-containing protein; the protein is MPEPMFLTDENLLAAIPALFGFTPTDSLVIVAAVVHTDGTVRLGRTTRFDLDLALRLFRVIVADLSRALGDQPIQRLIGAVVHDTSDATDLPYRSQLHQLVHQLHESGFTNTEFLHVPTFTPGATWSCYHVDDHTGTLPDPAISPVTTERVANGNRIYSNRKTFLTQFVPVPADLRDRIATLADPITEHVQAEELAGNFPRLRQLLQLLDDVVTAATHGQLPTDHHEIAELIAALTSFLLRDIHLIQDTEPRCAAAQSLWLHLWRYAPARYAPTMTALAAVTAYLRKDGKVAGLIIQHDPRPTKLSRLVRRWIREDVDFVALHTDIADVAQHLRTALTESTES